One genomic segment of Paraburkholderia caffeinilytica includes these proteins:
- a CDS encoding LysR family transcriptional regulator gives MKIDTLGVQAFVAIADRGSFQGAADSLHVTQTAITQRLRKLETYLGVTLIERTTRSMALTEIGRSFLPQARRLLGELADALVEIRETGVARRGDVSIACVPTVGVQYLPRILQAYAARYPHNRIKILDHASSAVEEAVLRREVEFGINIAGEHHPDLASVPLTEDRYVLICHEDHPLAKRRRIAWRQLQSYPLIFAGEVSGNRALLDVALEKNELALRSFYEVQRSSTAVGLVAQGVGAAVVPALAIQKGAYPTVRTVELTHPVVSRTLVLVARKTAQLSPAAQALYDMILEQATLKV, from the coding sequence ATGAAAATCGACACGCTCGGCGTACAGGCGTTCGTCGCGATTGCGGATCGCGGCAGCTTTCAGGGCGCGGCCGATTCGTTGCACGTCACGCAAACGGCGATTACGCAACGTCTGCGCAAGCTCGAAACGTATCTCGGCGTCACGCTGATCGAGCGGACCACCCGTTCCATGGCGCTGACGGAAATAGGGCGCAGTTTTCTGCCCCAGGCGCGCCGTCTGCTGGGCGAGCTTGCGGATGCGCTCGTGGAGATTCGTGAGACGGGGGTCGCCCGTCGCGGCGATGTGTCGATCGCCTGCGTGCCGACCGTGGGCGTGCAGTATCTGCCGCGCATTCTGCAGGCGTATGCCGCGCGCTATCCGCATAACCGCATCAAGATTCTCGATCACGCGTCGTCGGCGGTGGAGGAAGCCGTGCTGCGCCGGGAGGTGGAATTCGGCATCAATATCGCCGGCGAGCATCATCCGGATCTTGCCAGCGTGCCGTTGACGGAGGACCGCTACGTGCTGATTTGCCATGAAGATCATCCTCTGGCGAAACGGCGGCGTATCGCCTGGCGGCAACTGCAATCGTATCCGCTGATTTTCGCCGGCGAGGTCAGCGGTAATCGTGCGTTGCTCGATGTGGCGCTGGAAAAGAACGAACTGGCGCTGCGCTCCTTCTATGAAGTGCAACGCAGTTCGACTGCTGTTGGCCTGGTTGCTCAAGGAGTGGGCGCGGCCGTCGTGCCGGCGCTCGCGATCCAGAAAGGCGCGTATCCGACGGTGCGCACGGTCGAGCTCACGCATCCGGTGGTGTCGCGCACGCTGGTGCTGGTGGCGCGCAAGACCGCTCAGTTGTCGCCGGCGGCGCAGGCGCTCTACGACATGATTCTCGAACAGGCGACGTTGAAAGTTTGA
- a CDS encoding GMC family oxidoreductase: MNYDYIIVGAGSAGCILANRLSASGQYSVLLLEAGGKDSSFWFKIPVGFTKTYYNETYNWMYYSEPEKELDNRPIYCPRGKVQGGSGSINAMIYVRGQPHDFDDWAAAGNPGWAFRDVLPYFRKLESHPLGNTEYHGADGPIRISPMKDAVHPICHVFLKGCDQAGYKRSDDFNGERFEGAGIYDVNTRNGQRSSSSFEYLHPVLTRKNLTVERDVLASRVLFDGNQRAIGVSVTQNGATRQFMANREVILSAGAVDTPKLLQLSGVGDSALLAKHRIAMVKELPAVGQNLQDHLCVSFYYRANVKTLNDEMRPLLGKLKLGLQYLLTRKGPLAMSVNQSGGFFKGNDRQAQPNLQLYFNPLSYRIPKSNKANLEPEPYSGFLLAFNPCRPTSRGSIEIASNRAEEAAKIRINALTTEKDIDEVIQGCELVRKVMASPALKDITVEEISPGPQVNTRESFLQYFREQSGSIYHLCGSCAMGDDPRTSVVDARLRVHGIAGLRVVDASIFPNITSGNINAPTMMVAEKGAEMILMDAAVETAFKPDAAELAAAA, translated from the coding sequence ATGAACTACGATTACATCATCGTCGGCGCGGGTTCGGCGGGCTGCATTCTCGCCAATCGCCTGTCGGCGTCGGGCCAATATTCGGTGCTGCTGCTCGAAGCGGGCGGCAAGGACAGCTCGTTCTGGTTCAAGATCCCGGTGGGTTTCACCAAGACGTACTACAACGAAACCTATAACTGGATGTACTACAGCGAGCCCGAAAAGGAGCTCGACAACCGGCCGATCTATTGCCCACGCGGCAAGGTGCAGGGCGGTTCCGGCTCGATCAACGCGATGATCTACGTGCGCGGCCAGCCGCATGATTTCGACGACTGGGCCGCGGCGGGCAACCCGGGCTGGGCGTTTCGCGACGTGCTGCCGTATTTCCGCAAGCTCGAATCGCACCCGCTCGGCAACACGGAATATCACGGCGCGGACGGGCCGATCCGCATCTCGCCGATGAAAGACGCAGTCCATCCGATATGCCACGTATTCCTGAAAGGCTGCGACCAGGCCGGCTACAAGCGTAGCGACGACTTCAATGGCGAACGATTCGAAGGTGCGGGCATTTACGACGTGAATACGCGCAACGGGCAGCGTTCGTCGAGCAGCTTCGAATATCTGCATCCGGTGCTGACGCGCAAGAACCTGACGGTCGAGCGTGACGTGCTGGCAAGCCGCGTGCTATTCGACGGCAACCAGCGGGCCATTGGCGTGAGCGTGACGCAGAACGGCGCCACGCGGCAGTTCATGGCTAACCGCGAGGTGATCCTGTCGGCGGGCGCGGTCGATACGCCGAAGCTGCTGCAACTCTCGGGCGTAGGCGATAGCGCCTTGCTGGCGAAGCATCGCATCGCGATGGTCAAGGAACTGCCCGCTGTGGGGCAGAATCTGCAGGACCATCTGTGTGTGAGCTTCTACTATCGCGCGAACGTGAAGACGCTGAACGACGAAATGCGCCCGTTGCTCGGCAAGCTCAAACTCGGCCTCCAGTATCTGCTGACGCGCAAGGGACCGCTTGCGATGAGCGTGAATCAGTCGGGCGGGTTCTTCAAGGGCAATGATCGGCAAGCGCAGCCGAACCTGCAGTTGTACTTCAATCCGCTGTCGTACCGGATTCCGAAGAGCAACAAGGCGAATCTCGAACCCGAGCCGTATTCGGGCTTCCTGCTGGCATTCAACCCATGCCGGCCGACGAGCCGCGGGTCGATCGAGATCGCGTCGAACCGAGCGGAAGAGGCCGCGAAAATCCGCATCAACGCGCTCACCACGGAGAAGGACATCGACGAAGTGATTCAGGGTTGCGAACTGGTGCGCAAGGTGATGGCATCGCCGGCGTTGAAAGACATCACGGTCGAGGAAATCTCGCCGGGGCCACAGGTGAATACGCGCGAAAGTTTCCTGCAGTATTTCCGTGAGCAATCGGGCTCGATCTATCACCTGTGCGGCTCGTGCGCGATGGGCGACGACCCGCGCACTTCCGTGGTCGATGCGCGTTTGCGGGTGCATGGGATTGCGGGCTTGCGCGTGGTCGATGCGTCGATCTTCCCGAACATCACATCGGGCAACATCAATGCGCCGACCATGATGGTGGCGGAGAAGGGCGCGGAGATGATTCTCATGGACGCCGCCGTCGAAACGGCCTTTAAACCCGACGCGGCGGAGCTGGCTGCCGCCGCCTGA
- a CDS encoding mandelate racemase/muconate lactonizing enzyme family protein — MKVVSLETHIVAVPPPHVGGMYWIFVKLKTDCGIEGVGEIYSATFHPKAMTHVIDDVFGRYLLDKDPHHIERLWREAYSSGFTQRPDLTMMGVVSGLEMACWDIIGKAANKPVYELLGGMVNQRLRSYTYLYPKNSRGEYDYDDPDLAAECAAENVKRGFTAVKFDPAGPYTAYSGHQLSMEVLDRCETFCRRVREAVGSKADLLFGTHGQMVPSSAIRLAKRLEKYDPLWFEEPVPPGQEGAMAQVAQHTSIPIAAGERLTTKYEFFKLLEAGAASILQLNVARVGGLLEAKKVAAIAEVYYAQIAPHLYNGPIGAAASIQLAACTPNFLIQESIGTWDGFHAAVLKKPIQWEDGYIIPSQEPGLGVELNMDVVREHTPYTGERLHLQMAAQPADVKDLAPAKG, encoded by the coding sequence ATGAAAGTTGTTTCGCTCGAAACGCATATCGTCGCCGTACCGCCGCCGCACGTGGGCGGCATGTACTGGATCTTCGTCAAGCTCAAGACCGATTGCGGTATTGAAGGCGTCGGTGAAATCTATTCGGCGACGTTTCATCCGAAGGCGATGACCCACGTCATCGACGATGTATTCGGCCGCTACCTGCTCGATAAGGATCCGCACCACATCGAGCGGCTCTGGCGCGAAGCGTATTCGAGCGGTTTCACGCAACGCCCCGATCTGACGATGATGGGCGTGGTCAGCGGGCTCGAAATGGCGTGCTGGGACATTATCGGCAAGGCAGCGAACAAGCCGGTGTACGAACTGCTCGGCGGTATGGTGAACCAGCGTCTGCGCTCGTACACCTACCTGTATCCGAAGAACAGCCGCGGCGAATACGACTACGACGATCCCGATCTCGCCGCCGAATGCGCCGCTGAAAATGTGAAGCGCGGCTTCACCGCGGTGAAGTTCGATCCGGCAGGGCCGTACACGGCTTATTCGGGCCACCAGTTGTCGATGGAAGTGCTCGACCGCTGCGAGACGTTTTGCCGCCGCGTGCGGGAAGCCGTCGGCAGCAAGGCCGATCTGCTGTTCGGCACGCATGGGCAGATGGTGCCTTCGTCGGCGATCCGGCTGGCCAAACGTCTCGAGAAGTACGATCCGCTGTGGTTCGAAGAACCGGTGCCGCCGGGACAGGAAGGCGCAATGGCGCAAGTCGCGCAGCACACGAGCATTCCGATTGCCGCGGGCGAACGCCTGACCACCAAGTATGAATTCTTCAAGCTGCTCGAAGCGGGTGCGGCGTCGATTCTGCAACTGAACGTGGCGCGTGTGGGCGGCCTGCTCGAAGCGAAAAAAGTCGCAGCGATCGCCGAGGTCTATTACGCGCAGATCGCGCCGCATCTGTACAACGGTCCGATCGGCGCGGCTGCCAGCATTCAGCTCGCAGCCTGCACGCCGAACTTTCTGATTCAGGAAAGCATCGGCACGTGGGACGGTTTTCATGCGGCCGTGTTGAAGAAGCCGATTCAATGGGAGGACGGCTACATCATTCCTTCGCAGGAACCGGGCTTGGGCGTGGAGCTGAACATGGACGTCGTCAGAGAGCACACGCCGTACACCGGCGAGCGTCTGCATCTGCAAATGGCCGCGCAACCCGCCGACGTAAAAGACCTCGCGCCGGCCAAGGGTTGA
- a CDS encoding aspartate aminotransferase family protein translates to MNTRHGINWARAQALVERERRAFEEAMPKSRALSERAAHHLLFGVPLHWMNDWSTPFSLYVDHARGAAFTDVDGHRYADFCLGDTGAMFGHSPAPVARALALQAERGLTTMLPGEDAAWVGEELARRFGLPYWQFAMTASDANRFALRWGRAATGRKQIVIFNGCYHGTVDDVFVDLVDGRPQQRDSLIGQVHDLLEATRVIEFNDLDALENALKDGEVACVLAEPAMTNIGMVLPEPDYWRQAQALMRRYGTLLAIDETHTISCGPGGYSAAYGLEPDLFILGKPVGGGFPCAVYGFSAGLAARAQHAKRSAPPGHSGIGTTLTANMLAMSAIRATLAEVMTDAAYDHMFALAERIEAGLKSAIARHGLAWCVTRVGARTEFQFSPTPPRNGDEAGRQLDPELEHIVHLYLLNRGVLITPFHNMILVCPETSAADVDRLVSAFDACLAELT, encoded by the coding sequence TTGAATACTCGCCACGGCATCAACTGGGCGCGCGCGCAAGCGCTCGTCGAACGCGAACGCCGCGCGTTTGAGGAGGCCATGCCGAAGTCGCGCGCCCTATCCGAACGCGCCGCGCATCATCTGTTATTCGGCGTGCCGCTGCACTGGATGAACGACTGGTCGACGCCCTTCTCGCTCTATGTCGATCACGCACGGGGCGCCGCGTTTACCGACGTGGACGGTCATCGCTACGCGGACTTCTGCCTCGGCGACACGGGCGCGATGTTCGGCCATTCGCCCGCGCCCGTGGCCCGCGCGCTCGCTCTCCAGGCCGAGCGCGGCTTGACGACCATGCTGCCGGGCGAAGACGCCGCGTGGGTCGGCGAAGAACTCGCGCGCCGTTTCGGCCTGCCCTACTGGCAGTTCGCGATGACCGCGAGCGACGCCAACCGCTTTGCGTTGCGCTGGGGCCGCGCGGCGACCGGGCGCAAGCAGATCGTGATCTTCAACGGCTGCTATCACGGCACGGTGGACGACGTGTTCGTCGATCTCGTCGACGGCAGGCCGCAACAGCGCGACAGCCTGATCGGCCAGGTGCACGACCTGCTCGAGGCCACGCGCGTGATCGAATTCAACGACCTGGACGCGCTGGAAAATGCGCTGAAAGACGGCGAAGTAGCCTGCGTGCTGGCCGAACCCGCGATGACCAACATCGGCATGGTGTTGCCCGAACCGGACTACTGGCGGCAAGCGCAAGCGCTCATGCGCCGCTACGGCACGCTGCTCGCGATCGACGAAACCCACACCATCAGCTGCGGGCCGGGGGGGTACTCGGCGGCGTACGGACTCGAACCCGATCTGTTCATCCTCGGCAAACCGGTCGGCGGCGGCTTTCCGTGCGCCGTGTACGGTTTCAGCGCCGGGCTGGCGGCCCGCGCTCAGCACGCCAAACGCAGCGCACCGCCCGGCCACTCCGGCATCGGCACGACCCTCACGGCGAACATGCTGGCAATGAGCGCGATCCGCGCGACGCTCGCCGAGGTGATGACCGACGCCGCCTACGACCACATGTTCGCGCTCGCCGAGCGGATCGAGGCCGGCCTGAAAAGTGCGATCGCGCGTCATGGCCTCGCGTGGTGCGTGACGCGCGTCGGCGCCCGCACCGAATTCCAGTTTTCGCCGACACCGCCGCGCAACGGTGACGAAGCCGGCCGCCAGCTCGACCCGGAACTGGAGCATATCGTGCACCTTTACCTGCTCAATCGCGGCGTGCTGATCACGCCGTTTCACAACATGATCCTGGTATGCCCCGAGACGTCGGCGGCCGACGTCGACAGACTGGTTTCCGCCTTCGACGCCTGCCTTGCCGAACTGACCTGA
- a CDS encoding GntR family transcriptional regulator — protein MKTSRHHTLQDQTYETLRQWLTIGRFVPGERIKIRHVAAELGVGEMPVRSALQRLAAESALVNVPNCGVTVPRLSKEQFDDVLRVRLILEGQAAELGVPHLSAHDLETLEKLNAQMAQALRSADAKGYLDANEAFHLILYRAAGSPLLLELIETVWLQVGPISNLLFGDARFADTLNDAHEDLLNAAKARDAAGVRRAIEDDLSHAAQCLRAQCL, from the coding sequence ATGAAAACTTCGCGCCATCACACGCTGCAGGATCAGACCTACGAAACGCTGCGGCAGTGGCTGACGATCGGACGCTTCGTGCCGGGCGAGCGCATCAAGATCCGTCACGTCGCCGCCGAACTCGGCGTGGGCGAGATGCCGGTGCGCTCCGCCTTGCAGCGCCTTGCGGCCGAATCGGCGCTGGTGAACGTGCCCAATTGCGGCGTGACGGTGCCGCGTCTGTCGAAAGAACAATTCGACGACGTGTTGCGCGTGCGCCTGATTCTCGAAGGCCAGGCCGCCGAACTGGGCGTGCCGCATCTGAGCGCACACGACCTGGAGACGCTGGAAAAACTGAATGCGCAAATGGCCCAGGCCCTGCGGAGCGCCGATGCCAAAGGCTACCTCGACGCCAACGAGGCGTTCCATCTGATTCTGTACCGCGCGGCCGGCTCGCCGCTTTTGCTCGAGTTGATCGAAACGGTGTGGCTGCAGGTCGGGCCGATTTCGAATCTCCTGTTTGGCGATGCGCGGTTTGCCGATACGCTCAACGATGCCCACGAAGACTTGCTGAATGCAGCGAAGGCGCGTGACGCGGCCGGCGTGCGACGCGCGATCGAGGACGATCTGAGTCATGCGGCGCAGTGTTTGCGGGCTCAGTGTTTGTAG
- the tam gene encoding trans-aconitate 2-methyltransferase, with protein sequence MTSSTNWQAKQYVLFENERTRPVRDLLAAVPATDVRVAVDIGCGPGNSTEALAARLPGATVSGLDSSADMIAAARRRLPQFQFEVSDIATWDAPGPYDLILANAVLQWVPNHAQLFPSLVNKLTPGGNLAVRMPDNLDEPAHRLLREVAADGPWANKLKGVERTLRYGADWYYALLKPLCARVDVWRTVYHHPLAGSADAVVEWFKGSALRPFLAELDDSEEGVFLARYRDAIARAYPALADGTVLLPFPRLFIVATR encoded by the coding sequence ATGACGTCATCGACGAATTGGCAGGCCAAACAGTACGTGTTGTTCGAAAACGAGCGCACGCGTCCAGTCAGGGATCTGCTGGCGGCAGTCCCGGCAACGGATGTGCGAGTGGCGGTGGACATCGGCTGCGGCCCCGGCAATTCCACCGAAGCGCTGGCGGCCCGCCTGCCCGGCGCGACGGTCAGCGGCCTGGACAGTTCCGCCGACATGATCGCGGCGGCCCGCCGGCGCCTGCCGCAATTCCAGTTCGAGGTAAGCGACATTGCGACATGGGATGCCCCGGGCCCTTACGACCTGATCCTCGCCAATGCCGTGCTGCAGTGGGTGCCGAATCACGCGCAGCTGTTTCCGTCGCTGGTGAACAAACTGACGCCGGGCGGCAATCTTGCCGTGCGAATGCCGGACAACCTCGACGAACCCGCGCACCGTCTGCTGCGCGAGGTCGCTGCCGACGGCCCGTGGGCCAACAAGCTGAAGGGCGTGGAGCGCACCCTGCGCTACGGCGCCGACTGGTACTACGCCTTGCTCAAACCGCTGTGCGCGCGGGTCGATGTGTGGCGCACCGTCTACCATCACCCGCTCGCGGGCAGCGCGGACGCCGTGGTCGAATGGTTCAAGGGCAGCGCGCTGAGACCGTTCCTCGCCGAGCTCGACGACAGCGAGGAAGGCGTCTTCCTGGCACGCTACCGGGATGCGATCGCGCGGGCTTATCCGGCCCTGGCTGACGGCACCGTGTTGCTGCCGTTCCCTCGGCTGTTTATCGTCGCTACGCGCTAA
- a CDS encoding glutamine synthetase family protein: protein MQSDLRDDLREFLEHHRIHEVECVIPDMTGVARGKIVPKNLFLSEGKMHMSNALLMITVNGEFANFERFVGPSDPDMVCVPDPNTVRLVPWAIEQVAVVIHDCVGLDGKPIGISPRAVLRRVLKLYEEKGWRPVVAPEMEFYLIAQNENPHEPLRPPLGRAGRSEAGRQSFSIDAVNEFDPFFQDLSRFCETTHLGVETLVHEVGAGQMEINFSHGDALDLADRVFLFKRAVRETAYRHGIFATFMAKPMEHEPGSAMHIHQSIVDSQTGENIFSLPDGSASPLFFNYIGGMQKYMPQAMPMFAPYVNSYRRLSRFTAAPINVRWGYDNRTCGIRVPNSGPDGRRLENRVPGVDVNPYLAMAATLACGYLGMVEQQEASAPMIESAYDLEYELPRGLEDALKALLKCTELADVLGDNFVQAYCAVKEKEFETFSQGITAWEREHLQLLV, encoded by the coding sequence TTGCAAAGCGACCTACGCGATGACCTGCGCGAATTCCTGGAACATCACCGCATTCATGAAGTGGAATGCGTGATACCGGACATGACGGGCGTCGCGCGCGGGAAGATCGTGCCGAAGAACCTGTTTCTCTCGGAAGGCAAGATGCACATGTCGAACGCGCTCCTGATGATCACCGTCAACGGCGAGTTCGCGAATTTCGAGCGCTTTGTCGGGCCGAGCGATCCCGACATGGTCTGCGTCCCCGATCCGAACACGGTGCGGCTCGTGCCGTGGGCTATCGAGCAGGTCGCGGTGGTGATCCACGATTGCGTCGGGCTCGACGGCAAGCCGATCGGCATTTCGCCGCGCGCGGTGCTGCGACGGGTGTTGAAGCTCTACGAGGAAAAAGGCTGGCGTCCGGTAGTCGCGCCGGAGATGGAGTTCTACCTGATCGCGCAGAACGAGAATCCGCATGAACCGCTGCGCCCGCCGCTCGGCCGCGCGGGGCGCAGCGAAGCCGGCCGCCAGTCGTTTTCGATCGACGCCGTCAACGAGTTCGATCCGTTCTTTCAGGACTTGTCACGCTTTTGCGAGACCACGCATCTCGGCGTCGAAACGCTCGTGCATGAAGTGGGCGCGGGGCAAATGGAGATCAATTTTTCTCACGGCGACGCGCTCGATCTCGCCGACCGCGTGTTCCTGTTCAAGCGCGCGGTGCGCGAAACCGCCTACCGTCACGGCATTTTCGCGACTTTCATGGCCAAGCCGATGGAGCATGAGCCCGGCAGCGCGATGCATATTCATCAGAGCATCGTCGATAGTCAAACCGGCGAGAACATCTTTTCACTCCCCGACGGCTCGGCCAGCCCGCTGTTTTTCAACTACATCGGCGGCATGCAGAAGTACATGCCGCAAGCCATGCCGATGTTCGCGCCCTACGTGAACTCCTACCGGCGCCTGTCGCGCTTCACCGCCGCGCCGATCAACGTGCGCTGGGGCTACGACAACCGCACCTGCGGCATCCGCGTGCCGAATTCCGGGCCGGACGGCCGGCGGCTCGAAAACCGCGTGCCGGGCGTCGACGTCAATCCGTATCTGGCGATGGCGGCCACCCTCGCCTGCGGCTATCTCGGCATGGTCGAGCAGCAGGAAGCGTCGGCGCCGATGATCGAAAGCGCCTACGACCTCGAATACGAACTGCCGCGCGGTCTCGAAGATGCGCTCAAGGCGCTGCTGAAATGCACCGAACTCGCGGACGTGCTCGGCGACAACTTCGTGCAGGCCTATTGCGCGGTGAAGGAAAAAGAGTTCGAGACCTTCTCGCAAGGCATTACCGCGTGGGAGCGCGAGCATCTGCAACTGCTCGTCTGA
- a CDS encoding AraC family transcriptional regulator, producing MTDAPRSPHPSPAQCVATLHTIAAAVSLLERQGIGAEVLLAGSGVGAGDLRQPSGLVTHAQELIVFSNALRACGDTRIGLDIGRAMHISSYGILGYAMLVSPTLGDALQCAQDFPLLLGSYFKVSLRRNADVAAIVAADYHYRPDLTVINTDMCLASMWAVVCDVLSARRAPSALEVTFGAPAHADAYEERIGRRATFDAAENALIFPASWLDEPLPLAEPVSYLMSRQQCAQLEREWATAAGNDVTARSLRLLYADPCRYGSLRSLADALCVSERTLRRRLAGSGSAFQALLDRVRHDLALDYLVRTRLSMSDIAERLGYSETAGFRHAFRRWTGRCPSDYRCA from the coding sequence ATGACCGATGCACCACGTTCGCCACACCCATCGCCGGCCCAATGCGTCGCGACACTGCATACGATTGCCGCCGCCGTCTCCTTGCTGGAGCGGCAGGGCATCGGTGCCGAGGTGCTGCTGGCGGGAAGCGGCGTCGGCGCGGGCGATTTGCGGCAGCCGTCCGGGCTCGTCACGCATGCGCAGGAGCTGATCGTGTTCTCCAACGCGTTGCGTGCCTGCGGCGACACGCGCATCGGCCTCGATATCGGCCGCGCCATGCACATCTCGAGCTACGGCATCCTCGGTTACGCGATGCTGGTGAGCCCCACGCTCGGCGACGCGCTGCAATGCGCCCAGGACTTTCCCTTACTGCTCGGCAGTTACTTCAAGGTTTCGCTGCGCCGCAACGCCGACGTCGCGGCGATCGTCGCGGCCGACTATCACTACCGGCCGGATCTCACCGTGATCAATACGGACATGTGCCTCGCGTCGATGTGGGCGGTGGTCTGCGACGTGCTGTCCGCGCGGCGCGCGCCATCCGCGCTCGAGGTGACGTTCGGCGCGCCCGCCCATGCGGATGCCTACGAAGAGCGGATTGGCCGTCGCGCCACCTTCGACGCTGCCGAAAATGCGCTGATTTTTCCGGCCAGCTGGCTTGATGAACCACTACCCCTCGCCGAGCCGGTGAGCTATCTGATGTCGCGTCAACAGTGCGCGCAACTCGAGCGCGAATGGGCCACCGCGGCGGGCAACGACGTCACCGCGCGCAGCCTGCGCCTGCTGTATGCCGACCCATGCCGCTACGGTTCGCTGCGCTCGCTCGCCGACGCGCTGTGCGTGTCGGAACGCACGCTCAGACGGCGGCTGGCGGGCAGCGGCTCCGCCTTCCAGGCGCTGCTCGACCGCGTGCGGCACGATCTCGCGCTCGACTACCTGGTGCGTACGCGGCTGTCGATGTCGGATATCGCCGAGCGGCTCGGCTACAGCGAAACGGCCGGCTTCCGGCACGCGTTTCGGCGCTGGACCGGCCGTTGTCCGAGCGACTATCGCTGCGCATAG
- a CDS encoding LysR substrate-binding domain-containing protein has protein sequence MPALNALKAFEVAGRTGSFTRAAELLNVTQSAVSRQVRQLEAQLGETLLQRHHHHLELSAAGRILLQALQQSFDRIELTVRGLQEKTHRNRLRINAPPTFTSRWLMPRLGRLRDAHPHLELSLSTRVDDNLAESGVLDCAIRFGNGEWEGVDNRLLMNERHIAVCAPALLAREAGRAAIDLNQFTLLHVLASADQRYLTWQHWLKAAGIENVDTRGGYEFDLLDHAIQAAIDGLGVTIADRHMIGRELAEGQLVQVLNVHVDGHQSYWLVTRAGQDELPHVALFREWLQQEIWLTERALDSSESAQPGAAD, from the coding sequence ATGCCCGCGCTGAACGCGCTGAAAGCCTTCGAAGTCGCCGGCCGCACGGGCAGCTTCACGCGCGCAGCGGAACTGCTGAACGTGACGCAAAGCGCGGTCAGCCGGCAAGTCCGGCAACTGGAAGCGCAACTCGGCGAGACGCTGCTCCAGCGTCACCATCACCATCTCGAGCTCTCTGCCGCCGGCCGCATCCTCCTGCAAGCCCTGCAACAATCGTTCGACCGGATCGAACTCACAGTGCGCGGCCTGCAGGAGAAAACCCATCGCAATCGTCTGCGTATCAATGCGCCTCCCACCTTCACGAGCCGCTGGCTGATGCCGCGTCTCGGACGTCTGCGCGACGCGCATCCGCACCTCGAACTCAGCCTGTCGACCCGCGTCGACGACAATCTCGCCGAATCGGGCGTGCTCGACTGCGCGATCCGCTTTGGCAACGGCGAGTGGGAAGGCGTCGACAACCGTCTGCTGATGAACGAACGGCACATCGCCGTCTGTGCGCCCGCGTTGCTCGCACGCGAGGCAGGCCGCGCCGCTATCGATCTGAATCAGTTCACGCTGCTGCATGTGCTCGCGAGCGCCGATCAGCGTTATCTGACCTGGCAGCATTGGCTGAAAGCCGCCGGCATCGAGAACGTCGACACCCGTGGCGGCTACGAATTCGATCTGCTCGATCACGCGATCCAGGCCGCTATCGACGGGCTCGGCGTGACCATCGCCGATCGTCACATGATCGGGCGCGAGCTGGCTGAGGGGCAGTTGGTACAAGTGCTGAACGTGCACGTCGACGGCCACCAGTCGTATTGGCTCGTTACGCGCGCAGGGCAGGACGAGTTGCCACACGTCGCGCTATTCCGCGAATGGCTGCAGCAGGAAATCTGGCTGACCGAGCGCGCACTCGATTCGTCGGAGTCGGCACAACCGGGCGCAGCGGATTGA